DNA sequence from the Mangifera indica cultivar Alphonso chromosome 18, CATAS_Mindica_2.1, whole genome shotgun sequence genome:
aaccccaattatattcaaacaaaatgataataaGTTTATGTTGATACCGAGGTTAGAGTTGAGGCAAGACAATATTCTCAAACATGTCTCATTCATTCTTACACCGTGAAAGGAATTGTCACAAAGATACGTAGgacattaaaataaatcataaagcTTACGAAATCACCGATCATATTAAAATCGACAACTCATTGCTGGCTGTATGGGGCTTGACATAAAAGCCAGCTTCGGTGTTTTCAAGGGTTgagaataattaacaaataaattaggGGCAAAAATGTAATTCTACAGAAAAGGGCAAAACGGGAAAAAAGGAAGGAAAGCATGTGGAGTTATAGAGTTAAGAAGAAACAGGTAAATGACAGTGAAGTGTCTATGGAGGCGGAGTTTGAAGAAGACTGAAGAAGCGGTCTGTATTAGCAAATTAGCAttgatttcatataaatattttcccCGCAACCCGTCTTCCaagttttttctttctccttctccttctttcttttctgtCCCCCATCTACTGGTGAgcttatctttttctcttcttctccttcttcatttcaatcttttccttAAAGTGGCGGGCCGCGCCTACGTTTGGAGCTGTGTTGGGTGGTGTTTGATTGAAATGCAAAGTAAAGCTTGattttttgaaaacccatttgggAAGAGTCGTCACTCGTCTGCTTGCATTGCTTAGATTGATCCTGATGTCGGGGTTGGAAGGAAGTAGACATAATATATCTCAAGACTATTCGAGGGTTTTAATGGTGGGTTTCAGGTGAGTCATTGTGGCGTATCAGTCGAGATTTTTTGTGGGTGTGCAACGGAAtcaggtattttagtctttgtGGTTGTTGTTGAAGTCAATTTTAGAAATTGTGTTAAAACGGGGGATTGGAAAAGTTTCGAACTTTTTTTTCTCGAATTTGGTCTGGGATTTGTTTGTTGTTAATTTGAGTGTCAATGGATAGATGCTGGAGAATCATGAGCTTTACTTTCTGGAGATAGTGAGATTTTGTAAagattattcttttcttttaagttcATAATTGTTGAGAGTGAGTTCAGCTTCTTTTACAAGGATTTCAAAAGAGCAAGAAAGACATCTTCAGCGGTTGAAATCTTCAAAGCCGCTTTTGTATAATCTTTAAgggctttttttttattatacattatcCATTGTCACGCTCGATGTGACACCAACTCGTAGATTTCTCAAGCCAATGTGATATTGAAGATTCTTTCGGAGTATTAATTGCATTTATCTCTACTCATTTTGTTTTGGATCTCAGGTGTTAAGTGGGTTGTGTTGGATATTGTTTATTGTTGGTTTTCAGGTTATTATATTTGTGGTTTTCCCTGGGTAATTTGGGTGGCAAGTTGGAGGGTTGAAAGCATCGATGGGGCTTCTTCGAAGTCTCGCGATGCTTGTTTTGATGATATGGTTCTGCTTCTCGTTGGATGTAATGGCTCAATCTAGTACAAGTCGTCCTGCTCGAGCTCTTGATGCTCTTCTCCAAGACTATGCTTATAGTTCTTTTGTTCGGCCTAAAACTGGCCTTACCTATGATGGGCGTCTTCCTTCTAATTTGAGTGGGATTCAAGTTGCAGGAATGAGGCTCAGGAGTGGCAGCTTAAGAAATAGAGGTGTGCAGATGTACAAAGAATTTCATATCCCCGTAGGGGTTACTGTGCAACCTTATGTGGAGAGGCTTGTTTTGGTGTACCAAAACTTGGGCAATCGGTCTAGTACATATTATCCGTTAACCAACTATACTTATTTGGCTCCAGTACTGGGCCTTCTTGCTTATGATGCTTTTGATTTATTGGCAACAAATTTACCAGAATTGAATATTACAGCATCTGCTGATCCCATATCAATCAGATTCCAAGATATAATGTCAGAAGCACCTCAGGGATCTGTTCCAAAgtgtgtttggtttgatttacaTGGTTTGACGAATTTCAGCAATGTGGTATCAGGCAATTCGTGTTTAACCGTCCAACAGGGGCATTTTTCTATAGTTGTTGAGTCTACTACCCCCAGTCCATCACCGGTTTCTCCCATCCCACCACCTCCAAGtggtaaaggaaaaaagagtaaatCAAGAGTCTGGATAATTGTCGGGTCTGTTCTAGGTGGAATAGTGCTGTTGGGGCTGTTGGCATTTCTGATAATATGGTTGCAGAAGTATAAGCATAGGAAGAAAATGCAACAAATGGAAAAGGCGGCAGATGTGGGTGAAGCCCTGCAGATGACTACAGTTGGAGATACAAAAGCACCAACTGCACTGGTGACTCGAACTCAACCGACTCTCGAAACTGAATATGTTCCCTAACTCCCACCATACATACATGCTTTCCCTGCCATTCCTACAATCATTCTTTTTCAAGTTCATTCCTGTATTCAGAAAAAATTTTTCTAATCACATCGTTTTTTGGTGATGTTTTTCTTTGTCCTGCCTGGTTTGGTCTCTCTAGGTACTAAGCTTTAGCGTGAGTAATATAGGATTTTGTGTAAATCTGTTATCGCTCACTCATTGTTCCATAGCTTTATGATTCATTGTGTGTGCATGTCTAGCCAAAGTGATTCtacttatttatgaattcagttGTCCCATTGACACAGAATAAAACATTTTGTGgtcttttttcattattttcatcaaatttttatctGCAGAGTCAAGGCTTTCACCAGCATTACCCTGTGAAGTTTCTTTCCTGTAAAAATGATGTGATTGTCGGGCCTTTTTCTAAGTGTATCTCTGTTATCAGTAATTATAAGTCATTAGTGTCTTCTGGCTGGAGGCTGCATGTTCATTTTATTTGAGTGCAAATATACTTGGTGTtctgtaataaaatttgacagCTTTAATTAAGACTGAAAAGGACACCAAAGCCACATCTCAAACAAGCCTCCAAATGCAAGCTATGGATAGGTAGGGGCGGTGGATATGAGCCGAACTTAGTCTGAACACcctttggtttgagtttgactcgaataaaaaataacttgatTTCAGTTTGGTTCGAATTCATGGAACTAACATTAAGGGTGGTTcgagttttgtttgaatgacaatgatttggttcaaattttgtTCGAATTTATGACTTGGATATATGACTCAAAGTTGTTATTTGAATTcgtaattcattaataaaacgataacatttaataattatttaacataattcgaatcgagtcataagtcaagttaaaaaaaaatcgaGTTATCTATCTAACTCATGAGTTTAACCGAATCAAACTTTCTATAATTCAAGTTCGATTCTGTTTTAAAATAAGTTGAACTTTTTAGTTCGAATt
Encoded proteins:
- the LOC123202235 gene encoding uncharacterized protein LOC123202235, encoding MGLLRSLAMLVLMIWFCFSLDVMAQSSTSRPARALDALLQDYAYSSFVRPKTGLTYDGRLPSNLSGIQVAGMRLRSGSLRNRGVQMYKEFHIPVGVTVQPYVERLVLVYQNLGNRSSTYYPLTNYTYLAPVLGLLAYDAFDLLATNLPELNITASADPISIRFQDIMSEAPQGSVPKCVWFDLHGLTNFSNVVSGNSCLTVQQGHFSIVVESTTPSPSPVSPIPPPPSGKGKKSKSRVWIIVGSVLGGIVLLGLLAFLIIWLQKYKHRKKMQQMEKAADVGEALQMTTVGDTKAPTALVTRTQPTLETEYVP